The following proteins are encoded in a genomic region of Chloracidobacterium sp.:
- a CDS encoding YajQ family cyclic di-GMP-binding protein, whose product MAKENSFDIVSKTDYAEVTNAIHQTVKEISQRFDFKGSKASVELQSKDLLLTAEDETRLRNMNDILQTKLVKRGVSLKALDYQKVESAAGGTVRQLVKIQQGIPTDKAKEVVKFIKDGKFKVQASIQGETVRVSGKDRDTLQQVISALKAKDFGIDMTFDNYRTN is encoded by the coding sequence ATGGCAAAAGAGAATTCATTTGATATTGTCTCCAAGACCGATTACGCAGAGGTAACCAACGCGATACATCAAACCGTGAAGGAGATATCGCAGCGATTCGACTTTAAGGGAAGCAAGGCTTCGGTCGAGCTGCAAAGCAAGGATCTGCTGCTCACGGCTGAGGACGAAACCCGACTGCGAAATATGAACGACATTCTGCAGACAAAGCTCGTGAAACGCGGCGTTTCGCTCAAGGCACTTGACTATCAAAAGGTTGAGTCGGCGGCCGGCGGAACAGTGCGGCAGCTCGTCAAGATCCAACAGGGAATTCCCACCGATAAAGCAAAAGAGGTAGTCAAATTTATCAAGGATGGTAAATTTAAGGTGCAGGCGTCGATACAAGGCGAGACCGTGCGTGTCAGCGGTAAAGATCGCGACACTCTTCAGCAGGTTATCAGCGCTCTAAAGGCGAAGGATTTCGGCATCGATATGACATTCGACAACTATCGTACGAACTAA
- a CDS encoding type II toxin-antitoxin system VapC family toxin, with protein sequence MKYLVDTQVFLWFLSGRSSISSNARAFLEDTDSKHLYLSDASAWEAAIKYGLGKLKLPEIPEIFFADRVRQSGYRHLRIDLCHVTRVHSLPQKHQDPFDRLLITQAMVEDMTIISDDRVFSEYDVKSLTLKDIS encoded by the coding sequence ATGAAATATTTGGTTGATACGCAGGTATTTCTATGGTTTCTCTCGGGCCGGAGCAGCATTTCGTCGAACGCGAGGGCATTTTTAGAGGACACTGATTCAAAGCATCTTTATTTATCGGATGCTTCTGCATGGGAAGCGGCGATCAAATACGGTTTGGGAAAGCTGAAGCTTCCGGAGATCCCTGAGATCTTTTTTGCCGACCGAGTCCGGCAATCCGGATATCGGCATCTTCGCATTGACCTGTGTCATGTTACAAGGGTTCATTCACTTCCTCAGAAACATCAAGACCCTTTCGATCGCCTTCTGATAACGCAAGCAATGGTTGAGGATATGACGATCATTTCGGACGATAGGGTCTTCAGCGAGTACGACGTCAAAAGTTTAACCTTAAAAGATATTTCTTAA
- a CDS encoding BrnT family toxin, with protein sequence MEFDWDENKAAVNFKKHGVTFEEAMTVWQDYFNIELIDHKHSLEEKRFYMIGESEQNRLLVISFTERENKVRIINARLMTPKERREYEHGNYD encoded by the coding sequence ATGGAATTTGATTGGGACGAAAACAAAGCGGCCGTCAATTTCAAAAAGCACGGTGTCACATTTGAAGAAGCAATGACCGTTTGGCAAGACTATTTTAATATTGAGCTCATCGATCATAAACACTCTCTTGAAGAAAAGCGGTTCTATATGATCGGTGAGTCGGAACAAAATCGTCTTCTTGTTATTTCATTCACAGAACGAGAAAACAAGGTTAGAATTATTAATGCAAGGCTTATGACGCCGAAGGAGCGACGTGAATATGAGCATGGAAACTATGATTGA
- the metG gene encoding methionine--tRNA ligase — translation MPETFYITTPIYYANSLPHLGHLYTTMVADTIRRYKRQRGFDTFFLTGTDEHGINIQRAAETHQRSPKEQVDLISSELKRMFADFGLDGVHGGYDIFMRTSEPFHYQGSQHFWREIAKNKTPKGNDTIYKGFYEGWFCAPCAEFKTEDGMFTPDGSDVPFCLIHERTLEKVAEESYFFRLSDYEEFLSELIGRKPELVRPEARRNEVLAFIGQGLQDLSISRQKRSVAWGIPVPDDDEHVMYVWLDALSNYITALGYGNANAVPDAMEKYWTNVSHIVGKDILRFHTVYWFSFLNAAGLAIPQTVFAHGMWLDARGRKMGKTLGNVIEVDVLHKYFQVDAVRYFALREMVFGQDGKFGYENLIDRANADLASGIGNLVSRTLSMIVKYCGGMIPDGTISANGREAAKDAGIDIDDSKLQSLLSDARDEYLKRFDSFDLSRALETVWSVIAHVDKMISDAKPWNLAKDDVQAELLNAVLYRSAEAIRWLAVLIHPVMPDSSRKIYEQLGLADDVSKIDPAGLKWGGLLKDTAVGEVAGIFPRLDKTKIMNEIKSEPPASVGGQLVGSAQPVEIIDNFITIDDFLKVELRVGEIKVAERIPNADKLLRFEIDLGEEKPRQILAGLAEYYEPEKLVGRKVVVVANLKPRKMRGLESQGMICAASLEDNSGPNPALATFLEDVEIGARLK, via the coding sequence ATGCCGGAAACGTTTTACATTACAACTCCGATCTATTACGCGAACAGCCTGCCGCACCTTGGTCATCTTTATACGACAATGGTTGCCGACACGATCCGCCGTTACAAGCGGCAACGCGGGTTCGATACATTCTTTCTCACAGGCACCGACGAACACGGCATCAATATACAGCGTGCCGCCGAAACACATCAACGCTCGCCGAAGGAACAGGTCGATCTGATCTCAAGTGAGCTCAAGCGAATGTTCGCGGACTTTGGGCTTGATGGCGTGCACGGCGGCTATGACATTTTCATGCGAACCTCTGAGCCGTTCCATTATCAAGGCTCGCAGCACTTTTGGCGTGAGATCGCTAAGAATAAGACGCCCAAGGGCAACGACACTATCTACAAAGGTTTTTATGAAGGATGGTTCTGCGCTCCGTGTGCCGAGTTCAAGACCGAGGATGGGATGTTCACACCCGACGGCTCTGACGTTCCTTTCTGCCTGATCCATGAACGTACGTTGGAAAAGGTTGCCGAAGAGAGCTATTTCTTCAGGCTTTCCGACTACGAAGAGTTCCTGAGCGAGCTGATCGGCCGCAAACCGGAACTGGTACGGCCCGAGGCCCGCAGGAATGAGGTGCTTGCTTTCATTGGCCAAGGCCTTCAGGATCTTTCGATAAGCCGACAGAAGAGATCGGTCGCTTGGGGCATTCCGGTTCCGGATGATGACGAACATGTAATGTATGTTTGGCTCGACGCTCTGTCGAATTATATCACCGCACTTGGGTACGGCAATGCTAATGCCGTTCCTGACGCAATGGAGAAGTATTGGACGAACGTCTCGCACATTGTCGGAAAGGATATTTTGCGGTTCCATACGGTTTATTGGTTCTCGTTCCTCAATGCCGCCGGCCTTGCGATACCGCAGACGGTCTTTGCGCACGGAATGTGGCTCGACGCGCGGGGACGGAAGATGGGTAAGACCTTGGGCAATGTTATCGAGGTCGATGTGCTGCACAAATACTTTCAGGTGGATGCGGTTCGATACTTTGCTCTTCGTGAGATGGTCTTCGGGCAGGATGGCAAGTTCGGATACGAGAATTTGATCGACCGTGCGAACGCCGACCTTGCGAGCGGCATCGGCAATCTCGTGAGCCGCACGTTGTCGATGATCGTAAAGTATTGCGGCGGAATGATACCGGACGGCACGATCTCGGCGAATGGGAGAGAGGCGGCCAAAGACGCAGGAATCGATATTGATGACAGTAAACTGCAGTCGCTGCTTAGCGATGCACGCGATGAATATCTGAAGCGGTTCGATAGCTTTGACCTCAGCCGGGCACTCGAAACTGTTTGGTCCGTCATCGCACACGTCGATAAGATGATCTCGGACGCTAAACCTTGGAATTTGGCAAAAGATGATGTGCAGGCCGAATTGCTGAACGCCGTCCTCTATCGCTCGGCGGAGGCCATTCGCTGGCTGGCCGTGCTGATTCATCCTGTGATGCCGGATTCGTCGCGTAAGATTTATGAACAGCTTGGGCTTGCCGATGACGTCTCAAAGATCGATCCTGCGGGACTTAAATGGGGCGGCCTCCTTAAGGATACTGCGGTCGGAGAAGTTGCGGGCATTTTCCCGAGGTTGGATAAAACAAAGATTATGAATGAGATCAAGTCAGAACCGCCTGCGTCAGTGGGCGGCCAGTTAGTTGGCTCCGCACAGCCTGTCGAGATAATAGATAATTTCATCACCATCGATGATTTCCTGAAGGTTGAGTTGCGCGTCGGCGAGATAAAGGTCGCCGAACGTATCCCGAACGCGGACAAACTCCTGCGTTTTGAGATAGACCTCGGCGAAGAAAAGCCGCGGCAAATACTCGCGGGCCTCGCCGAATATTACGAACCCGAAAAACTCGTCGGCCGCAAGGTCGTCGTCGTCGCGAATCTAAAACCGCGTAAGATGCGCGGACTCGAATCCCAAGGAATGATCTGTGCCGCCTCGCTCGAAGACAACTCCGGCCCCAATCCGGCTCTCGCAACCTTCCTCGAAGACGTCGAGATCGGAGCGAGGTTGAAATAA
- a CDS encoding type II toxin-antitoxin system prevent-host-death family antitoxin — protein sequence MTTVNIHEAKSQLSKLIELALSGQEVVIAKAGKPKVRLIPVESEEKSRFGMDKGKIWMADDFNELPEDILELMSDPKIFPDETRCKGE from the coding sequence ATGACAACTGTCAACATACATGAAGCGAAATCGCAGCTAAGTAAGTTGATCGAACTTGCCTTGAGCGGCCAGGAAGTTGTCATTGCCAAGGCCGGCAAACCAAAGGTACGCTTGATCCCGGTTGAGAGTGAAGAAAAAAGCCGGTTCGGAATGGACAAAGGGAAGATATGGATGGCAGATGATTTCAATGAACTGCCGGAAGATATCCTTGAACTCATGAGCGACCCGAAAATATTTCCTGATGAGACTCGGTGCAAAGGCGAATGA
- the argS gene encoding arginine--tRNA ligase: MTITEIQEILQKTVKAAAWEAFNIDLATVAVETPPNASLGDAAFPAAFEIAKIVKQQTGEKQNPRAIAETLKAAIDGLSMIGHTEIAGPGYLNVFFDRASFLTENADAAPLADIGRNSAKVCIEHTSVNPNKAAHIGHVRNSVLGDTFRRILTATGKQVEVQNYIDNTGVQVADVVVGFMYIEDRDLDAIKALDAELKAAGKSFDYYCWDLYAKVGQAYLEDEELKAKRAEVLHLIEEGGNATADLADYVATRNVECILDTMERLSIRYDLLPRESEILHLHFWDKAFEQMKQLGVIYFVEDGKQKGCWVMPFEEHAGTDEHETDKILVRSNGTVTYTGKDIAYQMWKLGILGLDFNYRRFFRYADGKEVWITTSIPPANNKDAGSPPDFGGGESIYNVIDTRQSYPQEIVKKGVAAISPERGEKASVHLAYEMVALSPAAAEQLGFELSDDDRKRTFIEMSGRKGLGVKADDLIDRLEANALKEVDLRNPEDSLAVKEHIAHQIAVGALRYFLLKFTRNTVIVFDFDEALSFDGETGAFCQYSAVRANSIFRKLAAEGGYKGLTGLSREQLDGVLSGDPETDVWALLVLACRLDETVRQAAKAAEPAILAKYTFNLAKAFNSFYRDHKIVSEPDAAKREVLIAVADAARRSLTASLNTLGIDVPEKM; encoded by the coding sequence ATGACCATCACAGAGATACAAGAGATACTTCAAAAGACCGTGAAGGCCGCTGCGTGGGAGGCGTTCAATATCGATCTCGCAACCGTGGCTGTTGAAACGCCGCCGAATGCGAGCCTTGGCGATGCAGCATTCCCCGCGGCATTCGAGATAGCAAAGATCGTCAAGCAGCAGACCGGCGAAAAGCAAAATCCGCGAGCAATCGCCGAAACGCTGAAGGCCGCGATCGACGGCCTCTCTATGATCGGCCATACAGAGATCGCCGGTCCGGGCTATTTGAACGTTTTCTTCGACCGTGCGTCTTTCCTTACCGAAAATGCCGATGCTGCACCATTGGCAGATATCGGCAGGAACTCGGCAAAGGTCTGTATCGAGCATACGTCGGTCAACCCGAATAAGGCTGCTCACATCGGGCACGTACGAAATTCAGTACTCGGCGACACCTTCCGACGCATTCTAACCGCGACGGGAAAGCAGGTTGAAGTGCAAAACTATATTGATAACACGGGCGTGCAGGTCGCAGATGTAGTGGTCGGTTTTATGTACATCGAGGATCGCGACCTCGATGCAATAAAGGCGCTCGATGCTGAACTAAAGGCCGCCGGAAAGTCATTCGACTACTACTGCTGGGATCTTTATGCGAAGGTCGGTCAAGCCTATCTTGAGGACGAAGAATTGAAGGCAAAGCGGGCCGAGGTACTTCACCTGATCGAAGAAGGGGGCAATGCGACCGCCGATCTTGCCGACTATGTGGCAACGCGCAATGTTGAGTGCATTCTCGACACAATGGAACGCCTCTCGATACGATATGACCTGCTGCCGCGCGAGAGCGAGATCCTGCACCTGCACTTCTGGGATAAAGCTTTTGAACAGATGAAGCAGCTCGGCGTGATCTATTTTGTAGAGGACGGCAAGCAGAAAGGCTGTTGGGTGATGCCTTTTGAAGAGCACGCCGGAACGGATGAGCACGAAACAGACAAGATCCTTGTAAGGTCAAACGGCACAGTTACTTACACCGGTAAGGACATTGCCTATCAGATGTGGAAGCTGGGCATTTTAGGCCTTGATTTCAACTACCGGCGATTTTTCCGTTATGCAGACGGCAAAGAGGTTTGGATCACGACAAGCATACCGCCGGCAAACAACAAAGATGCGGGCTCACCGCCCGATTTCGGCGGCGGCGAATCGATCTACAACGTCATAGACACGCGGCAATCTTACCCGCAAGAGATCGTAAAAAAGGGCGTTGCGGCGATCTCGCCCGAACGCGGCGAAAAGGCGAGCGTACATCTCGCATACGAAATGGTGGCTCTTTCGCCGGCTGCAGCGGAGCAGCTCGGGTTTGAGCTTTCGGACGACGACCGCAAGCGGACATTTATCGAGATGAGCGGCCGCAAAGGACTCGGTGTAAAAGCTGACGACCTGATCGACCGGCTCGAAGCCAACGCGCTCAAAGAGGTAGATCTGCGGAATCCCGAAGACTCTCTCGCTGTGAAAGAGCATATCGCGCATCAGATCGCGGTCGGCGCATTGCGTTACTTTCTGCTCAAGTTCACGCGAAACACCGTCATCGTCTTTGACTTTGACGAAGCCCTTTCATTTGACGGTGAGACCGGTGCTTTCTGCCAATATTCGGCGGTCCGAGCGAACTCTATCTTCCGCAAACTTGCCGCAGAAGGCGGGTATAAAGGGCTTACCGGCCTCAGCCGCGAACAATTGGACGGTGTTCTGTCCGGCGATCCGGAAACTGATGTTTGGGCGCTATTGGTGCTGGCGTGTCGGCTTGATGAGACAGTTCGGCAGGCTGCAAAGGCGGCTGAACCGGCGATCTTGGCAAAATATACCTTCAATCTCGCCAAAGCGTTCAATTCATTCTATCGCGATCATAAGATCGTTTCGGAACCTGACGCCGCAAAGCGAGAGGTCTTGATCGCTGTTGCCGACGCGGCGAGGCGTTCATTAACGGCCTCACTCAACACGTTGGGCATTGATGTGCCGGAGAAGATGTAA
- the folE gene encoding GTP cyclohydrolase I FolE has protein sequence MARKNVKKVDLKKIADGVRLMLEGIGEDPDRDGLKRTPERVAEFYAELTEGMWVDPSEFIVPLPGDSHDEMVLVKDISISSICEHHLAPFTGKCHIAYIPKDGRIVGLSKLARIAEVFARRLQVQERLTQQIAKTLFDELAPVGVMVVIEAEHTCMTLRGVKKPGSKTITSAVLGGFRKDPRTRAEAMALIKG, from the coding sequence ATGGCAAGAAAGAATGTTAAGAAGGTTGATCTAAAGAAGATCGCAGACGGTGTTCGGTTGATGCTTGAAGGCATCGGTGAAGACCCTGACCGAGACGGTTTGAAGCGGACGCCGGAACGAGTCGCAGAGTTTTATGCCGAATTGACGGAAGGCATGTGGGTCGATCCGAGCGAATTCATCGTGCCGTTGCCGGGCGATTCGCACGACGAAATGGTGCTCGTGAAGGATATCTCGATCTCGTCGATCTGCGAGCATCACCTTGCCCCGTTCACGGGGAAGTGCCACATCGCGTACATTCCGAAGGACGGCCGTATTGTTGGGCTTTCAAAATTAGCTCGGATCGCCGAGGTCTTTGCCCGCCGACTGCAGGTACAGGAACGGCTTACCCAGCAGATCGCGAAAACACTTTTCGATGAACTCGCTCCTGTCGGCGTGATGGTCGTTATCGAGGCTGAACATACCTGTATGACGCTTCGCGGAGTTAAGAAGCCGGGATCCAAGACAATAACCTCAGCCGTTTTGGGCGGATTCCGAAAGGACCCGAGAACAAGAGCCGAAGCGATGGCGCTGATAAAGGGCTAA
- a CDS encoding M28 family peptidase gives MYRSFKWFITVFLLVVSVAAQDLTSKFDSSRMRERVKTLSSDEFQGRGPGTEGGDRAAKFIEQNLRATGVKAANKGSYFQEVGLIGLKADPDTRLLVKGSAGGEESEFKFGDDLVASTEAQIGEVSVNAEIVFMGYGIDAPLYKWHDYKGAVDQYKGKILVILVNDPPATADEPDLFGGKALTYFGRWTYKLEEAARHGAAGVLLVHTNSSAGYGWNVVRASNGGWRYEILREPDDRKPFLKMRAWISEAAATRLLSSAGLDLKELQNQAKHRDFRPVETGLTASIDIKSEVKRISSPNVVGIVEGSDRTLKREFVIFSGHYDHLGIGEPDSAGDRIYNGAYDNASGVAAMLGIAEVLAKTPVKQRPKRSFLFLFTTAEEQGLLGAEYYVSHPLVPLIKTAANINLDGVNFFGKVRDFIPLGADRSSIIAQINDAARERGLELQADPSPEQGLFFRSDHFPFAKVGVPAVNFEHGSGFIEKPTAEAEAFGRDYVAKHYHQPSDEYFEWWDTSAMIQEAEFALAFGIKIANAPKMPRYNAADEFSTADKLRFR, from the coding sequence ATGTATAGATCATTCAAGTGGTTTATCACTGTCTTTTTGCTTGTTGTCAGCGTCGCTGCTCAGGACCTGACATCTAAGTTTGATAGTTCGAGAATGAGAGAGAGGGTAAAGACCCTTTCTTCCGACGAATTTCAGGGGCGCGGACCGGGAACCGAGGGCGGTGACCGCGCTGCCAAATTCATCGAGCAGAACCTTAGGGCGACAGGTGTAAAAGCTGCAAATAAAGGCAGTTACTTTCAAGAGGTTGGGTTGATCGGTCTGAAAGCCGATCCGGATACTCGACTTTTGGTTAAAGGATCTGCGGGCGGCGAAGAGTCAGAATTCAAGTTCGGTGATGATCTTGTTGCATCGACCGAGGCCCAGATAGGCGAAGTTTCCGTGAACGCGGAAATCGTATTCATGGGTTACGGTATCGACGCTCCGTTATACAAATGGCACGACTACAAAGGTGCGGTCGATCAGTATAAGGGCAAGATCTTGGTGATATTGGTCAACGATCCGCCGGCGACGGCAGATGAGCCTGACCTTTTCGGAGGTAAAGCCCTAACTTATTTTGGCCGCTGGACTTACAAGCTTGAGGAAGCCGCACGGCATGGTGCTGCCGGCGTCCTCCTTGTGCATACGAACAGTTCCGCAGGCTACGGCTGGAATGTTGTACGCGCTTCGAACGGCGGTTGGCGATACGAGATACTTCGGGAGCCGGATGACAGGAAGCCATTCTTGAAAATGCGTGCGTGGATCAGCGAGGCTGCCGCGACGCGGCTTCTGTCGTCAGCAGGGCTCGATCTAAAAGAGCTACAAAATCAAGCAAAGCACCGCGATTTCAGACCGGTCGAGACAGGGCTGACGGCGTCTATCGACATCAAGAGCGAGGTCAAACGGATCAGTTCACCGAATGTTGTGGGCATTGTCGAAGGAAGTGACCGGACACTGAAACGCGAGTTCGTTATCTTCTCGGGGCACTACGATCACCTTGGTATCGGCGAACCGGACAGCGCGGGCGATAGGATCTATAACGGAGCGTATGACAATGCATCCGGCGTCGCGGCCATGCTCGGCATCGCGGAGGTTTTGGCGAAGACGCCTGTCAAACAGCGGCCGAAGAGGTCTTTTCTCTTTTTATTCACGACCGCCGAGGAGCAAGGGCTTCTCGGAGCGGAGTATTATGTTTCTCATCCGCTGGTTCCGTTGATTAAAACCGCAGCAAATATCAATCTGGATGGCGTGAATTTCTTCGGTAAGGTTCGCGACTTCATACCTCTCGGAGCCGACCGATCGTCGATCATCGCGCAGATCAACGATGCGGCAAGAGAACGAGGCCTTGAGCTTCAAGCAGATCCAAGCCCGGAGCAGGGGCTGTTCTTCCGCTCGGATCATTTTCCTTTTGCGAAGGTCGGAGTTCCTGCGGTCAACTTCGAACACGGTTCTGGATTTATTGAAAAGCCGACCGCCGAAGCGGAGGCTTTCGGACGCGATTATGTGGCGAAGCACTATCATCAGCCGTCGGATGAATATTTCGAGTGGTGGGACACTTCGGCGATGATACAAGAAGCCGAATTCGCTTTGGCATTCGGCATCAAGATCGCGAACGCACCTAAAATGCCGCGTTATAATGCCGCTGACGAGTTTTCAACTGCGGATAAGCTGCGATTCAGATGA
- a CDS encoding TatD family hydrolase, translating to MQLVDSHCHIDGPQFDEDRDAVVERAKEAGVAAMLNVGTGDPHSGEIARAVAVAEKYDNVFAAVGVHPHDAKLYDDDAEAHLIELARSSEKVIAWGEIGLDYYYDHSPRDVQREVFRRQIRKAIELGLPVIIHSRDADDETVEILTNEFGRSWGTPVPICAKHESDLAGGTGDADKSVRVPGVMHCFGGDARMAKVLLEVGFYISFAGNITFKKADKLREAARIVPLDRLLVETDCPYLTPVPFRGKRNEPAMVVHTAKFLADLYGVSFETVAERTTQNFLDLFGVSPAAN from the coding sequence GTGCAATTAGTCGATTCTCATTGTCATATTGACGGGCCGCAGTTCGATGAAGATCGGGATGCGGTCGTTGAGCGCGCGAAGGAAGCGGGCGTTGCGGCGATGCTGAATGTGGGGACGGGCGATCCGCACAGCGGTGAGATAGCTCGGGCGGTTGCCGTCGCGGAAAAATACGACAACGTGTTCGCGGCGGTCGGCGTTCATCCGCACGATGCAAAGCTGTACGATGACGACGCGGAAGCGCATTTGATCGAGCTGGCAAGGAGTTCCGAGAAGGTCATTGCGTGGGGCGAGATCGGGCTTGATTATTATTACGACCACAGTCCGCGGGACGTTCAGAGGGAAGTTTTTAGGCGGCAGATACGAAAGGCAATAGAACTCGGCTTGCCGGTGATAATTCACAGCCGCGATGCGGATGATGAAACTGTCGAGATATTGACGAACGAATTCGGGCGGAGCTGGGGCACTCCTGTCCCAATTTGTGCGAAGCACGAAAGCGATCTCGCCGGAGGAACCGGCGATGCGGACAAGAGTGTCCGCGTTCCGGGAGTTATGCATTGCTTTGGCGGCGACGCTCGAATGGCTAAAGTATTACTTGAAGTTGGGTTTTATATCTCCTTTGCTGGCAACATTACATTCAAGAAAGCTGATAAATTACGTGAAGCCGCACGTATCGTTCCTTTGGACAGACTACTGGTCGAAACCGACTGTCCCTATCTTACGCCCGTTCCGTTTCGGGGAAAACGAAATGAGCCCGCAATGGTCGTCCACACTGCGAAGTTCCTCGCTGATCTTTACGGCGTTTCGTTCGAAACCGTGGCGGAGCGGACGACGCAGAATTTTCTCGATCTTTTCGGAGTGAGTCCGGCCGCCAACTGA
- a CDS encoding cupin: MEPFSLSDFFDLFGENFIYVPGVEGKFSGLFPWEVLNTVLRQHRLHHPRLRVFRNGELVPSSKYLKTNTGRKSRSTVSRMMPAELISQLQKGATLVVDAVDELYDPLTDLAAALELVFKEHIQVNLYAGWHTSPGFNVHWDDHDVLILQLSGRKAWAVYGETRKHPLANDVVKDKTPPEKPIWEATISDGDLLYLPRGFWHVATPLDEPSLHLTFGIPNRTGVDLFTWFARQLRNEEIFRKDLPKFKSDEDRKAHYEHLFDTAKQRFTDDLIAEYWTEHDGNASPRIRLNLPDIASKNYIDNLLDRSFILATPRKLKVATNGNSLMIKANKKEFRFPVEARAVLETLDHRKPTSMADLVEAAAGTIDATGVSSLLKKLLTDGIITALPPAK; this comes from the coding sequence TTGGAGCCATTTTCTTTATCGGATTTTTTTGATCTCTTTGGTGAGAATTTCATATACGTGCCGGGCGTCGAAGGAAAGTTTTCAGGCCTCTTTCCCTGGGAGGTGTTGAATACGGTTCTGCGGCAGCACCGGCTTCATCATCCGCGACTGCGCGTCTTTCGCAACGGCGAACTTGTCCCGTCATCGAAGTACCTTAAGACCAATACGGGCCGCAAATCACGTTCGACCGTTTCGCGTATGATGCCCGCAGAATTGATCTCGCAGCTGCAGAAAGGCGCGACGCTTGTCGTCGATGCGGTCGATGAACTCTATGATCCGCTCACCGATCTGGCCGCCGCTCTTGAGCTTGTCTTCAAAGAGCACATTCAAGTCAATCTCTACGCCGGATGGCATACTTCGCCGGGATTCAATGTTCATTGGGACGATCACGATGTTCTGATCTTGCAGCTTTCAGGACGAAAGGCGTGGGCCGTATATGGCGAGACCAGAAAGCACCCTCTCGCAAATGATGTCGTCAAGGATAAAACGCCGCCCGAGAAGCCGATATGGGAAGCAACTATCTCCGACGGCGACCTGCTTTATCTGCCGCGCGGGTTTTGGCACGTAGCGACGCCTCTTGACGAGCCGTCATTGCACCTGACGTTCGGGATACCCAACCGCACGGGAGTTGATCTGTTCACTTGGTTCGCCCGCCAATTGAGAAATGAGGAGATATTTCGCAAAGACCTGCCAAAATTCAAGAGTGATGAGGATCGAAAGGCTCATTATGAACACCTTTTCGACACGGCGAAACAAAGGTTCACGGACGATCTTATCGCCGAGTACTGGACCGAACACGACGGTAACGCTTCGCCGCGTATTAGACTGAATTTGCCGGACATAGCGTCAAAAAATTACATTGACAACCTGCTCGATCGGTCATTCATACTCGCAACGCCAAGGAAACTAAAGGTCGCAACGAACGGCAATTCACTGATGATAAAAGCGAACAAGAAAGAATTTCGCTTCCCCGTTGAGGCTCGTGCTGTGCTCGAAACGCTGGACCATCGAAAACCCACGTCAATGGCAGACCTCGTCGAGGCAGCGGCCGGCACTATTGATGCGACCGGCGTTTCATCATTACTGAAAAAGCTCCTCACCGACGGCATCATCACGGCCCTACCGCCGGCAAAATAG